A region of the Festucalex cinctus isolate MCC-2025b chromosome 8, RoL_Fcin_1.0, whole genome shotgun sequence genome:
gttttatgtcTTGCATCCAGTACCGCTATGCTAATTATTCTCCCATTAATCCTTTCAGCATCACATCCATCCCTGCCTGGTGTGTGCCCTGGTGTACCGCTCCACAGAACAACGACCCCCAGTTATACCCCGCCAAACCCAAACCCAAACCCAAACCCCTATTTCCTTGTCCGGACTCTGGGTAAGCCAGCAGTGTGAAACCCGTCCCACAGTTCTGTTCCTCACCAGAGAGTTCCACTTCGATCCTGATCAACAAGCGTGGGAGGGGATCTACCGCCACTACTCTGACCCCCTCTGCTCCCAGAACACCTTCACCCTGAGAGCTTCGGGTCACTACGCTCAGGGAAACCCTTCAGTCAAAGTACCGGGAGCCACAGAGTTTGTCTTTAAGGTGACTGAAGTGAGGGTGACAGCTGAAGACGAGTCCACAGCAAAGTTGTTGAACAGGACAAAGCCTGGGAAGTGCGGGCAGGCCGGAGAGTGGAAGGTCGGAGAGGAGCAGGGCCTGAGCGCCACGCACGGGTGCACAGTGCTTGGCATTAAGCTACCGCATAAAGAGTACGAGCTTTTCAAGGTTGAGCTGGACCACAGGAGACACCCGCTGCTGTATGTTGGCGAGAGACCGACGGATGGTTCCAGCCCAGACCGTCCGATGAGGAGGGCCACTTCCTTTCAGGCCCCCTTAAAGCTATGCAGCGGCACAGAGACGCAGCCACCCAGTCGCTATGGTTCAGGGTTCAAAAGCAAACAAGTCCAGGTGGATACCAATGGGACTGGGAGGGTAACACAGATCCTCTTGGTGGTCTTTGGATCTGCCCTGTGCAGCTGGAATTTGGTATTTTAGAGACCTGGTATTTTGATGGGCATGGTTCTCCCTCATTATAAGACATTCAGGGGAGCCAAATGGACAGtatagtggtaccttgacttagaACTTATGAGATTCTGAAGTAATGAGCCGTGGAGCTtggttaattattttttttcttttttgtgttgtgtgccaAAATTTGAGTTCTGAGATTCAGATATGCCGTTGCTCAAGTGAAGTTAAATAATTGGAGCAATTTAGGCGTGGGCAAGGACAGTCACAAATtgtgttaatttaaattaatggcatttcaattcatttcaatgtggaAAAGTAATTTAATACACTATCAAATTGAGCTGTGAGCTTGATCGTGGAATAAATTATACTTGTAAGTCATGGTACCActgtatacatatttttaacaaaatatttttttacgcaCTCCCTATGTTGGACTTCCAATGGTGCCTTTAGATTCTCCAAGGATCCTAAGCTACAGTTCCAGTTCTACTTAAAACTAATCTGCACATAAACCAGCGATACCATCATTTCAGTATGAAAGAACCATTGATTCTACCCTCATATTTCGTGGAAAATGTTTTCACGTAAGACCATCATGACAAATCAAGATGACTGTTGAAATGAGGATCAACAGAGCGCTCCTTTTGAGCCAGGATGCAGTAGAACTAATGCACTTTGTACAGACTATTGTTTATACTGGAAGGAAAAGCGGCCAGCAAGTAGACATTTTATAATCAGTTCTAACAGCTACCGTCCTCACGGGTCCAAGTCGACTTAGTGGCATAAGATGTTGCTCTTCTTTTCAAAAGCCTTTAAGCTTTAAGTGTAAACGCGTCCAATGACTATTTATTTTATCACCATATATGTTTTTTGAATGACttttgtaagatttttttttctttttttagtaa
Encoded here:
- the apcdd1l gene encoding protein APCDD1-like; its protein translation is MSKGRSAHALGGVCLIWQVVLMAATRSKVWEVPTTSSNFSESLQWQPHCHYRHHQDRVTITAEIPPRLDGTWLSTRCEVRPGPEFLTRSYTFHPSRHFQALQHYYADSGCENPAYSLAIRGRLRLRQASWITRGATEADHHLSGVAIVVHSLAAKQKLTSRLPPSCVGPSLARLVPGRPLDLYNTRAGRGCLEAMGFTMMELDLVRVETQHHGHGEKIQELFLGDIHTDWTQRTHYRPTGYQQPLQSAMHHIHPCLVCALVYRSTEQRPPVIPRQTQTQTQTPISLSGLWVSQQCETRPTVLFLTREFHFDPDQQAWEGIYRHYSDPLCSQNTFTLRASGHYAQGNPSVKVPGATEFVFKVTEVRVTAEDESTAKLLNRTKPGKCGQAGEWKVGEEQGLSATHGCTVLGIKLPHKEYELFKVELDHRRHPLLYVGERPTDGSSPDRPMRRATSFQAPLKLCSGTETQPPSRYGSGFKSKQVQVDTNGTGRVTQILLVVFGSALCSWNLVF